The following are encoded together in the Proteiniphilum saccharofermentans genome:
- a CDS encoding DUF3575 domain-containing protein has translation MDKSKQLIIAIVMLFSFNGISAQKAAIKTNIMADATTTMSLAAEIGTAPKNTLELYMHWNPWELSDGKLIKHLYLQPEYRFWFCEKFSGSFLGVHLHGGLFNLAGIKLPFGMYPGLKTHRYEGEFIGGGVSYGYQWVLSKHWNLEATLGAGYAYINYDRYQCGDCGKRLDKDKDKHYFGPTKAALSIVYVF, from the coding sequence ATGGATAAATCAAAACAATTAATTATCGCTATTGTGATGTTGTTCAGTTTTAACGGCATATCGGCACAAAAAGCCGCCATTAAGACAAATATAATGGCAGATGCCACCACCACGATGAGTTTGGCGGCGGAGATAGGGACAGCTCCCAAAAATACGCTGGAGCTTTATATGCACTGGAACCCATGGGAGTTGAGTGACGGCAAATTGATCAAACATTTGTATTTGCAACCCGAGTACCGATTTTGGTTCTGTGAGAAATTCTCCGGTTCATTCTTAGGGGTTCATCTGCATGGAGGGCTCTTTAATCTGGCGGGAATTAAGCTTCCTTTCGGAATGTATCCCGGCCTCAAGACACACCGATATGAGGGTGAGTTTATTGGAGGTGGTGTTTCTTATGGTTATCAATGGGTGCTGTCAAAACATTGGAACCTTGAGGCAACTCTTGGAGCAGGATATGCTTACATTAATTACGACAGGTATCAGTGCGGCGACTGTGGAAAGCGTCTCGACAAGGACAAGGATAAACACTATTTCGGTCCTACTAAAGCGGCACTAAGTATTGTTTATGTATTCTAA
- a CDS encoding DUF3868 domain-containing protein encodes MRNIFIITLFFLSFVTLRGQSSSDNPVRVENLSVQLSDDRILSVDMDIILPENFKVSSNRMVTFTPIIKGNDNQNVLPSVHVYGRKRQIISERNNLLPDDSEQLFRRASGEEQVIAYTASLPSEDWMDKAELVLEQDFCGCGNQSEEIDFLALTHIDVPQPVVLPNILYRAPEPEPVKRRILKGQAYIDFPINQIVIYPDYMRNPIELAKIDSTLKGFAPSDIQSIKLHGFASPEGVYRHNVYLADGRTKALKEYIIKKFNLPEKIIQTNFTPENWEGFIRLAENSQLQQKARILEIAKSDMAPDAKEAELKQMTEAFRHMTRNWFPVLRHTNYEIEYIVRDYAAQEARDMVKKDPSQLSLREMFDAALLSGKGSDEYYRLIDTAVKTYPDNPDANLNAAAAALERGDLESAEKYMEKADLSTPEGKNNMEYIKILKEKQ; translated from the coding sequence ATGAGAAATATATTCATAATCACGCTCTTTTTCTTGAGTTTCGTCACATTACGGGGACAGTCGTCTTCCGACAATCCGGTACGGGTGGAAAACCTCTCCGTACAGTTGTCTGACGATCGTATCTTGTCTGTCGACATGGATATCATCTTGCCGGAAAATTTCAAGGTTTCATCTAACAGGATGGTTACATTCACTCCTATTATAAAAGGAAATGATAATCAGAATGTATTGCCGTCGGTTCATGTGTATGGCAGGAAACGTCAGATTATATCTGAACGGAATAATCTTTTACCTGATGATTCAGAACAGTTATTCCGAAGAGCAAGCGGTGAAGAACAGGTTATCGCATATACTGCATCTCTTCCTTCCGAGGATTGGATGGATAAGGCGGAATTGGTGTTAGAACAAGACTTTTGCGGATGCGGGAATCAATCGGAAGAGATCGATTTCCTTGCACTTACCCATATCGACGTGCCTCAGCCGGTGGTGCTGCCCAACATTCTTTACCGCGCCCCCGAACCGGAACCGGTGAAGCGTCGCATACTCAAAGGTCAGGCGTATATCGATTTTCCCATCAACCAAATCGTGATTTATCCCGATTATATGCGTAACCCAATTGAGTTGGCTAAGATCGACAGTACCTTGAAGGGCTTCGCCCCCAGCGATATTCAAAGTATCAAGTTGCATGGTTTTGCTTCGCCCGAAGGGGTTTACAGACATAATGTGTACTTGGCCGACGGACGTACCAAGGCGTTGAAGGAGTATATCATCAAGAAATTCAACCTTCCCGAAAAGATTATTCAAACCAATTTCACTCCCGAAAATTGGGAAGGATTTATCCGTTTGGCTGAAAATTCTCAGCTACAACAGAAGGCACGTATCCTTGAGATTGCCAAGAGCGACATGGCGCCCGATGCGAAAGAGGCTGAACTGAAACAGATGACGGAGGCTTTCCGGCATATGACGCGTAACTGGTTTCCGGTATTACGTCATACCAACTACGAGATTGAATATATCGTTCGCGATTACGCGGCCCAAGAAGCCCGTGATATGGTGAAAAAAGATCCTTCTCAATTGAGTTTGAGGGAGATGTTCGATGCCGCTTTGTTGAGCGGGAAAGGGTCGGATGAGTACTACCGGTTGATAGATACGGCTGTGAAGACTTACCCCGACAATCCCGACGCAAACCTCAACGCCGCGGCGGCGGCATTGGAACGGGGCGATTTGGAGTCTGCCGAAAAATATATGGAAAAAGCGGATCTCTCTACACCCGAAGGAAAAAATAACATGGAATATATCAAAATATTGAAAGAAAAGCAATGA
- a CDS encoding tetratricopeptide repeat protein → MKLIFFAFVLLIIGSSIYGQDIVPEKVKKVDSLLTVASAEVSNVNPIGVIESATKALTLSREINYSRGKAMSSFYIGQVLIYMGDYEKSLEYLQLSQKEKYTSKNDIIKSEICRIKGQVFFYLGLKEASFREFQKAYEYAIRIKEKKERDRYVSLAYENLGIAYTAVRNKPDSAFYFYRKNKELLDKTDENLTFRNKINLYTLIGNYYRDKEVFDSATVWYNQANSLITKYDYPYSSWLCAHWSDLHLMKGEPDAALNCVKKGLECAKRTNLRNELPGLYQKITTIYSKNGMEDSARFYQNMYQEISDELSTSREGATEKAMQLLLEEERKYAQMRFNKTLSIIVYSIIATLLGIYLFWQQWRKRKKAILEATEREVSVLQDKLNDAFDEVIELARENDPSFLARFRMIYPEFINNLLKAHPQLIESELWLCAMVYLNFSSKEIAQYAFITHRSVQTRKSRLRKKLGIPADVDLYQYMISLS, encoded by the coding sequence ATGAAATTAATCTTCTTTGCATTTGTATTATTGATAATTGGATCCAGCATATATGGTCAGGATATTGTACCGGAAAAAGTCAAAAAAGTAGATAGCTTATTAACGGTTGCATCAGCTGAAGTCTCTAACGTGAATCCAATAGGGGTAATTGAATCTGCAACCAAAGCTTTAACATTAAGCAGGGAAATCAATTACTCAAGAGGAAAGGCAATGTCTTCTTTTTATATCGGACAGGTCCTTATTTATATGGGAGATTATGAAAAATCGCTGGAATACCTACAACTCTCTCAAAAAGAAAAATACACATCGAAAAATGATATCATAAAATCAGAGATCTGCAGGATCAAGGGACAAGTATTTTTCTATTTGGGATTAAAGGAAGCTTCATTTCGTGAATTCCAAAAGGCTTACGAATACGCAATACGGATTAAAGAAAAAAAAGAACGTGACCGCTATGTGAGCTTGGCTTATGAAAATCTCGGCATAGCATATACAGCAGTGAGAAATAAGCCTGACTCAGCCTTTTATTTTTATAGAAAGAATAAGGAGCTACTCGACAAAACGGACGAAAACCTTACATTCAGAAACAAAATCAACCTTTACACCCTTATTGGTAATTATTATAGGGATAAAGAGGTGTTCGACTCTGCAACCGTATGGTACAATCAGGCAAACTCACTCATTACCAAATATGATTATCCTTACTCCTCATGGCTCTGCGCACATTGGAGTGACCTCCATTTAATGAAGGGAGAACCCGACGCTGCCCTCAATTGCGTCAAAAAAGGATTGGAATGTGCAAAAAGGACAAATCTCAGAAATGAATTACCAGGATTATATCAAAAAATAACGACTATCTATTCCAAAAATGGAATGGAAGACTCCGCGCGCTTTTATCAAAACATGTACCAAGAAATCTCAGATGAGCTCTCCACCTCAAGAGAAGGAGCCACGGAGAAAGCCATGCAACTCCTTTTAGAAGAGGAACGTAAATATGCGCAGATGAGATTCAACAAGACACTCTCCATCATCGTTTATTCCATAATCGCCACGTTGTTGGGTATCTATCTATTCTGGCAACAATGGAGAAAAAGGAAAAAAGCAATACTGGAAGCAACAGAGCGAGAAGTATCCGTATTGCAAGACAAACTGAACGATGCCTTTGATGAGGTGATAGAATTGGCCAGAGAAAATGATCCCTCCTTTCTTGCACGGTTTAGAATGATATATCCCGAATTCATCAATAACTTGCTCAAGGCACATCCTCAATTAATTGAGTCTGAGCTGTGGCTCTGCGCGATGGTTTATTTAAATTTCTCCTCGAAAGAGATTGCCCAATACGCCTTCATTACACACCGTTCGGTGCAAACCCGGAAGAGCCGGTTAAGAAAGAAATTGGGTATTCCTGCCGATGTCGATTTATATCAATATATGATATCTCTTTCCTAG
- a CDS encoding fimbrillin family protein: protein MKTSFFKLIFLSAIAALFAVACTNDVIQPNAEDGVEARISAEAGGLLKSGADNLKSSTRATNDVWDEGDVIGVTMVNPQSLEVIAPYRNFGYTTSGDDKFSPNNASQIIYFPTSDEEVAFKAYYPYKKDLPSSLVIPVSTKDQSDLPAIDLMTAEHLSGTSTKDPNVKLHFYHRLAKVVVNLTTDNESISILDGVNVTMKGLKTEASYDLLGESLIVDNNLPGVDVSFPVANAKAEGIILPRPAGEGVEFVITTTDGGKYTAALSSDFEFKEGYVHTFHLRLKSPAEISATIEPWIEGPTRHFDVIRVVTGLGITEGFETGHSLDLFLKEGTDGEFGLLENFTYEGNNKWTPGSPIYWESITGSPTLFKGATILEKALNDSQMDDILISKEVEVSPYTGVNLELEHVGSKVTVVLQSSDGTFTKADLDAASVILPNYLNSGSYNDKGEFVPGTTRGDIIPEEGVAIFPPQTIANGDNILTVSINGRLYEVKAEGTDDFEYKKGYAYMLVLDASKAKVEMSTVIKPWVEETIAFEEVRIGVASLDNNSGDLVDGDQLYLFSGDDADRITLPGNFVYNEAADTWTYNGPSAPLYWEDIPADGNLYASITRPAVDAVEGNNQSPDYIVATPIVNKGGTDNTALNFQLAHQVAKVNVMLRSNTYGEEKLLSANITLPDYAIGGMLDKGVYVPGSNKGTIALAKPAKTGDATEVTYNSASYLQPQTVAIGEDLVTIGIDGRTYTVKPEDVKLQGGATAADILYEAGKVTNLIITIEKTGLSVSVDVTGWTELPALEFEGLFFSVSNKTSAGFENEDQIKFYKLNAHGDAVDAISNIYEYAGGPDNGTLSPVGTPWYRDDFKTGDLIAAVYPATASALAAGENTFNWTVKSSGTTNAHADDIMVAAPVADRNLGEIQAEGDVAFEFKHVLSKVSINLIAGEGFTSDEIMLAEVEMNNFQLSGIVDVINGTATPDGAATAAFTPSKLDKVYSVTGKTVVSSYEAFVMPQNITGNSVMVTVKLNDAEFQVKLPADKLFAAGAHNMLNLTLNKTGVELTASIVDWNKEPDIDVELH from the coding sequence ATGAAGACATCTTTTTTTAAACTTATCTTTTTGAGTGCGATCGCAGCCCTTTTTGCTGTGGCTTGCACGAATGATGTGATACAACCAAACGCTGAGGATGGCGTGGAAGCGCGTATCTCCGCCGAGGCGGGGGGACTGTTGAAGTCCGGAGCCGACAATTTGAAGAGCAGTACCCGGGCAACAAATGATGTGTGGGATGAGGGTGATGTGATTGGCGTGACGATGGTCAACCCGCAGTCGCTTGAAGTGATCGCTCCTTACCGTAACTTTGGATATACAACTTCTGGCGACGATAAGTTCTCCCCCAACAATGCTTCGCAGATCATCTATTTTCCCACCAGCGACGAAGAGGTGGCTTTCAAAGCCTATTACCCTTATAAAAAGGATCTCCCGTCGAGTTTGGTAATCCCGGTATCTACCAAAGACCAAAGCGACCTACCGGCAATCGACTTGATGACGGCGGAACACCTTTCGGGCACCTCCACCAAAGACCCTAACGTGAAATTGCATTTCTATCACCGCCTGGCAAAGGTGGTGGTGAACCTCACTACCGACAACGAGAGCATCTCCATCCTCGATGGGGTGAACGTGACGATGAAGGGCTTGAAGACTGAAGCGAGCTATGATCTTTTGGGTGAAAGCCTTATCGTGGATAATAACCTTCCGGGTGTGGATGTCTCTTTCCCGGTCGCCAACGCGAAGGCCGAAGGGATCATCCTTCCCCGTCCCGCGGGTGAGGGTGTGGAATTTGTGATCACCACGACTGACGGGGGAAAATATACCGCGGCATTAAGCAGTGATTTCGAATTCAAAGAGGGATATGTGCATACTTTCCACCTTCGCTTGAAATCGCCTGCTGAGATAAGCGCCACCATTGAGCCTTGGATTGAAGGGCCCACCCGCCATTTCGATGTGATCCGCGTGGTTACGGGACTGGGCATTACCGAAGGATTCGAGACGGGACACTCTCTCGATCTGTTCCTGAAAGAAGGGACAGATGGTGAGTTCGGACTCCTTGAGAACTTCACATACGAAGGAAATAACAAATGGACCCCCGGATCTCCCATCTATTGGGAAAGCATTACCGGCAGTCCCACGCTGTTTAAAGGTGCCACCATCCTTGAAAAAGCACTCAACGACTCGCAGATGGATGATATCCTTATCTCCAAGGAAGTGGAGGTGAGTCCTTATACGGGTGTGAACCTCGAATTGGAGCATGTGGGCTCTAAAGTAACCGTGGTGTTGCAATCTTCCGACGGCACTTTCACCAAGGCCGACTTGGACGCTGCTTCGGTGATTCTGCCCAATTACCTGAATTCGGGCTCTTATAACGATAAAGGGGAATTCGTGCCGGGTACCACCCGCGGGGATATCATCCCCGAAGAGGGAGTGGCCATCTTCCCGCCGCAAACCATTGCCAACGGAGATAATATCCTTACCGTCTCCATCAACGGTCGTCTTTATGAGGTGAAAGCCGAAGGAACCGATGATTTTGAATACAAAAAAGGATATGCTTACATGCTGGTACTCGATGCAAGTAAGGCCAAAGTGGAAATGAGCACGGTCATCAAACCCTGGGTCGAAGAAACCATAGCGTTTGAAGAGGTGCGCATAGGGGTCGCGAGCCTTGATAATAACAGTGGCGATCTGGTCGACGGTGATCAACTTTATCTCTTCTCCGGCGATGATGCCGACCGTATCACCCTTCCCGGTAATTTTGTTTACAACGAAGCCGCTGATACCTGGACATATAACGGTCCTTCGGCACCGCTTTACTGGGAAGACATCCCGGCTGACGGTAATCTCTATGCCTCCATCACCCGGCCGGCAGTAGATGCCGTCGAGGGTAATAACCAATCGCCCGACTATATCGTCGCCACTCCTATCGTCAACAAAGGCGGAACCGACAATACCGCGTTGAACTTCCAGTTGGCGCATCAGGTGGCGAAAGTGAATGTGATGCTCCGTTCAAACACGTATGGCGAAGAGAAGTTGCTGAGCGCCAATATCACCTTACCCGATTACGCCATTGGCGGTATGTTGGATAAAGGTGTATATGTGCCGGGCTCTAACAAGGGAACCATCGCACTGGCTAAACCCGCCAAAACGGGCGACGCTACCGAGGTTACCTACAATAGCGCTTCTTACCTGCAACCACAGACCGTTGCCATAGGAGAAGACCTGGTGACCATTGGAATTGACGGACGCACCTATACGGTGAAACCCGAAGATGTGAAGTTGCAAGGGGGAGCCACCGCGGCCGACATCCTTTATGAGGCGGGCAAGGTGACCAACCTCATCATCACCATCGAGAAGACAGGATTGAGTGTAAGCGTGGATGTGACCGGATGGACTGAATTGCCTGCCCTTGAGTTCGAAGGCCTCTTCTTCTCCGTATCCAACAAAACTTCCGCAGGTTTTGAAAATGAGGATCAAATTAAATTTTATAAACTGAATGCTCACGGTGATGCCGTGGATGCTATCAGTAATATATATGAATATGCAGGCGGTCCTGATAACGGGACGCTCAGCCCGGTAGGAACTCCCTGGTACAGGGATGATTTCAAAACCGGCGACTTGATAGCCGCCGTATATCCCGCAACTGCTTCCGCGCTTGCAGCCGGAGAGAATACGTTCAACTGGACGGTAAAGAGTTCTGGAACCACGAATGCTCATGCCGACGATATTATGGTAGCGGCTCCCGTAGCAGACAGGAATTTAGGTGAAATACAAGCCGAGGGCGATGTGGCTTTTGAGTTCAAACACGTGTTGAGTAAAGTCTCTATCAACCTGATCGCAGGGGAAGGATTCACTTCCGATGAGATAATGCTTGCCGAGGTTGAGATGAACAACTTCCAATTGTCGGGTATTGTGGATGTAATCAACGGCACAGCCACTCCTGACGGTGCTGCTACTGCCGCATTCACCCCGTCGAAGTTAGACAAGGTCTATTCCGTGACAGGCAAGACCGTCGTGTCGAGCTACGAAGCCTTCGTGATGCCACAAAACATTACTGGCAATAGTGTGATGGTTACGGTGAAACTGAATGATGCCGAGTTCCAGGTGAAGTTGCCCGCTGATAAGCTCTTTGCCGCCGGCGCACACAATATGCTGAACCTGACTTTAAACAAGACAGGAGTGGAACTCACAGCGTCCATCGTGGATTGGAATAAAGAACCCGATATCGATGTTGAATTACATTAA
- a CDS encoding fimbrillin family protein, which translates to MRHKSFLNICKSLLGGALLTLLATGCNSEDFTPSTNDVKDAVVLTGGTTISVDAQSTTRAANDTWAADDLIGVTMLSTSTPATPIYTNNQYKAVAAGSGDVAFNPESEGQKMYYPINGSEVTFKAYYPYTGLTDYPNYPVNVSGQGDIAALDLMTAVHENKDGSTANSKDNKEAHLVFHHRLTLVTVNLLTEAGSPIDLGGSQLAIKGMKTTGSYNLLTDVLTPDAASVNAINIPLSNNTGQAILLPREAGEGVTFEVTTDNGGVYTAKMDAGLELKGGTKYTFNLTLKTTPALITASIEDWTDGPVRNYDVVHVVTAQGESEGFKEDDVLRLYAKDNGDADYSYTKGGSFIFKGSKWTIENPVYWENFTGPVDFRATSVYAEKLNTTQMDDYLVGETTGVDLYKGVHLEMKHAGTKVTVKLSSSDGIYTAADLQGATVTLPDYLNTGSLNETTGAYTVGTGKGDITPEAPGATERVAIFPAQTIAANDVLVKVEINGHVYEVKDASAFTYEAGQHHEIRLNIQKSGVLLTTKLVDWVDGDDHEAEVRIGTPTLGTNENIPDGSQLRLFTEETVGAERVEVPGYFTYNATSDSWSYSVASNPLFWEVLPSTGNIYASIENAAINGTEGYNQSKDYIVATPIENKGGKGNTAVHFEMSHAVSQVNVTLRTSDTYTADQLKTAEITLPGYTIGGSLNKGVYVQGANTGDIRLDNPNNNEISTRSYLQAQTIPAGEIVARVKIGTRVYDVTYNHDVEYNAGEITHLFITIKGSEVLVSVKVTDWIDQTPVELTYSFNESPTSVEGFEVGDKITFHRLDNNGDVIESKVYVVQEVEGKKKLVAEDGTPWYRDDFATGDKIVAVYPDGTRTGIASGEKTFDVDLNGKTDPSDRTNDILVASDGEIEDKDANVDLTFDHILSKVTVNIIPGEGFAPNEISGGSPVVELVEFMQKGTVDISNGTVSNLSDNQTFEPTQLTTPNSGAELSYQALILPQTKGSTGNKVMLVKITLGGVVYEAQYEGVFTFEPGKNHVLDITLAKTALKLSATIAEWELGTKGDITID; encoded by the coding sequence ATGAGACATAAATCATTTTTAAATATATGTAAATCACTGTTGGGAGGAGCCTTGTTGACCCTGTTGGCCACTGGTTGCAATAGCGAAGACTTCACTCCTTCTACCAACGATGTGAAAGATGCCGTGGTGCTCACGGGGGGCACCACAATCTCTGTAGATGCCCAATCTACCACCCGTGCCGCCAATGACACATGGGCAGCCGACGACCTGATTGGCGTCACGATGTTAAGCACGTCAACCCCCGCGACACCTATCTATACCAATAACCAGTATAAAGCTGTCGCCGCCGGATCGGGTGATGTGGCTTTCAATCCCGAGTCGGAGGGACAGAAGATGTATTATCCCATCAATGGCAGTGAGGTGACCTTCAAAGCCTATTATCCCTATACAGGACTCACTGATTATCCCAATTATCCGGTGAATGTATCGGGACAAGGCGATATTGCCGCTTTGGATTTGATGACAGCCGTCCATGAGAACAAGGATGGCTCCACAGCCAATAGCAAGGATAATAAAGAAGCCCATTTGGTGTTCCATCACCGCCTGACCCTTGTGACGGTCAATCTGCTCACAGAAGCCGGAAGCCCTATTGATTTAGGTGGCAGTCAGTTGGCAATTAAAGGGATGAAGACCACAGGTAGTTATAACCTGTTGACCGATGTGTTGACACCCGATGCCGCAAGTGTGAATGCCATCAACATCCCATTGTCGAACAACACAGGACAAGCCATCCTCTTGCCCCGGGAAGCCGGCGAGGGTGTTACATTTGAAGTAACTACCGACAATGGTGGAGTTTATACCGCAAAAATGGATGCCGGCCTCGAATTGAAAGGCGGAACCAAATACACCTTCAACCTCACCCTCAAGACCACGCCGGCGTTGATCACCGCCAGCATTGAAGACTGGACGGACGGGCCTGTTAGGAATTACGATGTCGTTCATGTTGTGACCGCCCAAGGTGAGAGCGAAGGATTCAAGGAAGACGACGTGCTGAGGCTGTATGCCAAAGATAACGGAGATGCTGACTATAGTTATACTAAGGGTGGTTCATTTATCTTCAAAGGATCCAAATGGACCATCGAGAATCCCGTTTATTGGGAAAACTTCACCGGACCGGTCGATTTCAGAGCCACTTCGGTGTATGCCGAGAAGCTGAATACCACCCAGATGGACGATTACCTGGTGGGTGAAACCACGGGTGTGGATTTATATAAAGGAGTACATCTCGAGATGAAGCATGCCGGAACAAAAGTCACGGTGAAACTCTCATCTTCTGACGGCATTTACACGGCTGCGGACCTGCAAGGAGCTACCGTGACTTTGCCCGATTATCTCAATACCGGGTCTTTGAATGAAACTACTGGAGCATATACCGTTGGGACCGGCAAGGGAGACATTACCCCCGAAGCGCCGGGAGCTACCGAGCGGGTAGCCATTTTCCCCGCACAGACTATCGCCGCGAACGACGTGTTGGTAAAAGTGGAAATCAACGGTCACGTGTATGAAGTGAAAGACGCCTCAGCGTTTACGTATGAAGCGGGACAGCACCATGAAATACGGTTGAATATTCAAAAGTCGGGGGTGTTGCTCACCACCAAATTGGTTGATTGGGTAGATGGCGACGATCATGAAGCGGAAGTACGGATTGGTACCCCTACTTTAGGAACCAATGAAAATATCCCTGATGGCAGTCAATTGAGACTTTTTACCGAAGAGACCGTAGGAGCTGAACGGGTTGAAGTACCTGGTTATTTCACCTACAATGCGACGAGCGATAGTTGGAGTTATTCAGTTGCCTCCAATCCTTTGTTCTGGGAGGTTCTGCCCAGTACGGGAAATATATACGCTTCAATTGAAAACGCCGCGATAAATGGTACAGAGGGTTATAACCAATCGAAAGACTATATCGTCGCCACGCCGATAGAGAATAAAGGTGGAAAAGGCAATACGGCCGTCCATTTTGAAATGAGTCATGCCGTATCACAGGTGAACGTAACTTTGCGCACTTCCGACACCTATACCGCGGACCAGCTTAAAACAGCTGAAATTACTTTGCCCGGTTATACGATCGGAGGAAGTTTGAACAAGGGTGTGTATGTGCAGGGCGCCAATACCGGTGATATTCGTCTCGATAACCCCAACAACAATGAAATTTCCACACGTTCCTATTTGCAGGCACAGACCATCCCGGCGGGAGAAATCGTGGCCCGTGTGAAGATAGGCACTCGGGTTTATGATGTGACATATAATCACGATGTGGAATACAATGCCGGTGAGATCACCCATCTGTTCATCACCATAAAGGGATCGGAAGTACTGGTAAGTGTGAAGGTGACCGACTGGATCGACCAGACACCTGTGGAGCTTACCTACTCATTCAATGAGAGCCCCACAAGTGTGGAAGGATTTGAAGTTGGAGACAAGATTACTTTCCACCGTTTGGATAATAATGGAGATGTAATCGAATCGAAAGTATATGTAGTGCAGGAAGTTGAAGGAAAGAAAAAGTTGGTGGCGGAAGACGGAACCCCATGGTACAGGGACGACTTTGCAACCGGCGACAAGATCGTGGCGGTTTATCCCGATGGAACGCGTACCGGGATTGCATCCGGAGAAAAGACCTTCGATGTGGATTTGAACGGCAAGACCGATCCTTCCGACCGCACCAATGATATTCTGGTCGCGTCCGATGGAGAGATCGAAGACAAGGATGCCAATGTGGATCTCACTTTCGATCACATATTGAGTAAGGTGACCGTGAATATTATCCCTGGCGAAGGATTTGCTCCCAATGAGATAAGCGGTGGAAGTCCGGTGGTAGAGCTTGTGGAATTCATGCAGAAGGGGACAGTGGATATATCCAACGGTACTGTTTCAAATCTATCCGATAACCAGACATTTGAACCTACTCAATTGACTACACCTAATAGCGGTGCCGAATTGAGTTACCAGGCGTTGATCTTGCCTCAAACGAAGGGCTCTACCGGGAATAAAGTCATGTTAGTGAAAATCACGCTTGGAGGTGTTGTCTATGAAGCCCAATACGAAGGAGTCTTCACTTTTGAACCAGGTAAAAACCATGTGTTGGATATCACCCTTGCCAAGACGGCATTGAAACTCTCTGCGACAATCGCGGAATGGGAGCTCGGTACCAAAGGTGATATCACAATTGATTAA